The following proteins are encoded in a genomic region of Arachis stenosperma cultivar V10309 chromosome 4, arast.V10309.gnm1.PFL2, whole genome shotgun sequence:
- the LOC130974525 gene encoding uncharacterized protein LOC130974525 produces MRTHHCLIIIILIAPLSAFFAVADPWSGSATLIFRVDLDVDNPKVIMIAKFAVDEQNKRSNTNLNLMRVVSCTEDFHLIGGLFLLELLADNGIQIDKYTAMVIERPNFRFTLRPLEYELTSFELAPYPLQ; encoded by the coding sequence ATGAGAACTCATCACtgccttattattattattcttattgcTCCTCTCTCCGCCTTCTTTGCAGTCGCCGACCCCTGGTCGGGGTCAGCGACTCTAATATTTAGAGTCGACTTAGATGTCGACAATCCTAAGGTGATTATGATTGCGAAATTTGCAGTTGATGAGCAAAACAAGAGATCTAATACAAACCTGAATCTAATGCGTGTCGTTAGTTGCACGGAAGACTTCCACTTAATTGGCGGCCTCTTCTTGCTTGAGCTGTTGGCAGACAATGGAATCCAGATTGATAAGTACACGGCTATGGTGATTGAGAGGCCAAATTTTCGGTTTACTCTAAGGCCACTTGAGTACGAACTAACCAGTTTTGAACTTGCACCCTATCCCCTTCAATAA